The following proteins come from a genomic window of Trifolium pratense cultivar HEN17-A07 linkage group LG4, ARS_RC_1.1, whole genome shotgun sequence:
- the LOC123922548 gene encoding uncharacterized protein LOC123922548, which yields MPRYWRWDSHGESPFTPSNRNADGGNDEGTHSQPLDVEPLRNAYESMVIDALGPEIVNQLERHVEEPPNREAQQFYDLLHSAQRPLWEGCVSHSELSMAVRLLSIKAEGNISQQSFNNILQAMKEGMPKDNLVVPDFYRAKKLVSKLGMGCEKIDCCINGCMLYYKDDLMEKECHFCQAPRYKVGKGGKEIPFNKMHYLPLTPRLKRLYASKNSARHMRWHSEHQQVEGVLEHPSDAEAWKHFDQTYPQFSSETRNVRLGLCADGFTPFGQSGKQYSCWPIIVTPYNLPPWMCMTTPYMFLTMIIPGPRNPKAKIDVYLQPLIDELKFLWEEGALTYDISRKQNFVMRAALMWTVNDFPAYGMLSGWMTAGKLACPYCMEHSKAFYLKNGGKTSWFDCHRQFLPNDHMFRRNKDSFYKDRVDRSEPPPRLTGEQMWNKVHMNPRIIDFMEVQIPGYKTEHNWTKRSVFWDLPYWSTNLIRHNLDVMHIEKNVFDNVFNTVMDIKGKTKDNLKARMDLKEYCNRRDLELKEQNNGKIIKPKANYTFNLEQKRAICEWVKGLKMPDGYASNLARCVDMKEGKLHGMKIRYRIKYGRL from the exons ATGCCAAGATATTGGCGTTGGGATTCACATGGGGAGAGTCCATTCACTCCAAGCAACAGAAATGCAGATGGAGGGAATGACGAGGGTACACATAGTCAGCCGCTAGATGTTGAACCACTAAGAAATGCATATGAATCTATGGTTATTGATGCTCTTGGCCCAGAAATTGTGAACCAACTTGAAAGACACGTAGAGGAACCTCCAAATAGGGAAGCACAACAGTTCTATGATTTGTTGCACTCTGCACAACGACCGCTATGGGAAGGTTGTGTTTCCCACTCAGAATTATCTATGGCGGTTAGACTGTTGTCTATTAAAGCGGAAGGGAATATATCGCAACAAAGCTTTAATAATATTCTTCAAGCTATGAAGGAAGGTATGCCTAAGGATAACTTGGTTGTCCCTGATTTTTATAGAGCAAAGAAGTTGGTTTCAAAACTTGGAATGGGATGTGAAAAAATAGACTGTTGCATTAATGGTTGTATGTTGTACTACAAAGATGACCTTATGGAAAAAGAGTGTCATTTTTGCCAAGCTCCAAGGTACAAGGTAGGTAAAGGTGGTAAGGAGATACCTTTCAACAAAATGCATTATCTACCACTCACACCTAGATTAAAGAGATTATATGCCTCCAAAAACTCTGCACGTCATATGAGATGGCACTCTGAGCACCAACAAGTTGAAGGTGTTCTTGAACACCCTTCTGATGCAGAAGCGTGGAAGCATTTTGATCAAACATATCCACAATTTTCTTCTGAAACTCGAAATGTGAGACTTGGATTATGTGCCGATGGATTCACTCCTTTTGGTCAATCTGGTAAACAATATTCATGTTGGCCAATAATTGTGACTCCCTACAATCTTCCTCCTTGGATGTGTATGACAACTCCATATATGTTCTTAACCATGATCATTCCTGGTCCTCGTAACCCTAAAGCAAAGATAGATGTGTATTTGCAACCTTTGATTGATGAGCTAAAGTTTTTGTGGGAAGAAGGTGCTTTGACTTATGACATTTCTAGAAAGCAAAATTTTGTAATGAGAGCTGCATTAATGTGGACAGTTAACGATTTTCCTGCATATGGAATGCTATCGGGATGGATGACAGCAGGGAAATTAGCATGCCCATATTGTATGGAACATTCAAAGGCATTCTACTTGAAGAATGGTGGCAAGACATCATGGTTCGATTGCCATAGACAATTCTTGCCAAATGATCACATGTTTCGAAGAAATAAGGATTCATTTTATAAAGATAGAGTTGATAGATCAGAACCTCCTCCAAGGTTGACAGGGGAGCAAATGTGGAATAAAGTTCATATGAATCCTAGGATAATAGACTTCATGGAAGTTCAAATACCAGGTTATAAGACTGAGCATAACTGGACAAAACGAAGTGTATTTTGGGATTTGCCTTATTGGAGCACTAATTTGATTCGTCATAATCTTGATGTTATGCACattgaaaaaaatgtgtttgatAATGTCTTTAATACTGTTATGGACATAAAAGGCAAGACTAAAGATAATTTAAAGGCAAGAATGGACTTGAAAGAGTATTGCAACCGTAGGGATTTGGAgctaaaagaacaaaataatgGAAAGATCATAAAGCCCAAAGCAAACTACACATTTAATCTAGAACAAAAAAGGGCAATTTGTGAATGGGTGAAGGGTTTAAAGATGCCAGATGGATATGCTTCAAACTTGGCCAGATGCGTTGATATGAAGGAAGGAAAGCTACATGGAATGAAAA TTCGTTACCGGATAAAATATGGACGACTTTAA